A section of the Saccopteryx leptura isolate mSacLep1 chromosome 6, mSacLep1_pri_phased_curated, whole genome shotgun sequence genome encodes:
- the ASPG gene encoding 60 kDa lysophospholipase isoform X2 produces the protein MARAVEPERRLLAVYTGGTIGMRSQRGVLVPGEGLAAVLRTLPMFHDEEHARACGLPEDTLVLPPASPDQRVIYTVLECQPLFDSSDMTITEWVQIAQTIERHYEQYHGFVVIHGTDTMAFAASVLSFVLENLQKPVILTGAQVPIRALWSDGRENLLGALLMAGQYVIPEVCLFFQNQLFRGTRVTKVDTRRFSAFCSPNLPPLAVVGADVSINRELVRKVRRKDRLLVHSSMERDVGLLRLYPGIPATLVQAFLQPPLKGVVMETFGSGNCPTKPDLLAELRAAAERGLLILNCTHCLQGTVTSDYAASMATVGAGIVSGFDMTSEAALAKLSYVLGQPGLSLDERKELLVRDLRGEMTLPEVDGRRPSLRSSSRGLGLAQLLSLSQETDAVREALAPSLACAAAHAGDLEALQALAELGSDLSLEDFNGQTPLHVAARRGHAGMVTMLLQRGLDVNARDEDGLSPLLLALRGIKGSSGCCGQPGLACPPRTWRMPARSCAG, from the exons TGCTGGTCCCTGGGGAGGGCCTGGCCGCCGTCCTGAGGACACTGCCCATGTTTCACGATGAGGAGCACGCCCGGGCCTGTGGCCTCCCTGAGGACACCCTGGTGCTGCC GCCAGCCAGTCCAGACCAGAGGGTCATCTACACGGTGCTGGAGTGCCAACCCCTCTTTGACTCTAGTGACATGACCATCACTGAGTGGGTTCAGATTGCCCAGACCATTGAG AGACACTACGAGCAGTACCACGGCTTCGTGGTCATCCACGGCACCGACACCATGGCCTTCGCTGCCTCGGTGCTCTCCTTCGTGCTAGAAAACCTGCAGAAGCCCGTCATCCTCACCGGTGCTCAG GTGCCCATCCGCGCCCTGTGGAGCGATGGCCGGGAGAACCTGCTGGGGGCGCTGCTCATGGCCGGCCAGTACGTGATCCCCGAG GTCTGCCTGTTCTTCCAGAACCAGCTGTTCCGGGGCACCCGGGTCACCAAGGTGGACACGCGCCGCTTCTCGGCTTTCTGCTCTCCTAACCTGCCGCCTCTGGCCGTGGTGGGCGCTGACGTCTCAA TCAACCGGGAGCTGGTGCGGAAGGTCCGCAGGAAGGACCGCCTGCTGGTGCACAGCAGCATGGAGCGTGACGTGGGCCTGCTGCGTCTGTACCCCGGGATCCCTGCCACCCTG GTCCAGGCCTTCCTGCAGCCCCCGCTGAAGGGTGTGGTCATGGAGACCTTCGGCTCTGGGAACTGCCCCACCAAGCCTGACCTGCTGGCGGAGCTGCGGGCGGCGGCCGAGAGAGGCCTCCTCATCCTCAACTGCACCCACTGCCTGCAGGGCACCGTGACCTCGGACTATGCGGCCAGCATG GCCACGGTGGGAGCGGGCATCGTCTCCGGCTTCGACATGACGTCCGAGGCTGCCCTGGCCAAGCTGTCCTACGTGCTGGGCCAGCCCGGGCTGAGCCTGGACGAGAGGAAGGAG CTGCTGGTCAGGGACCTCCGGGGAGAGATGACCCTGCCAGAGGTGGATGGGCGCCGGCCCTCCCTTCGGAGCAGCTCGCGGGGCCTGGGGCTGGCCCAGCTCCTCAGCTTGAGCCAG GAGACTGACGCTGTCCGAGAGGCCCTGGcacccagcctggcctgtgcCGCGGCCCACGCTGGGGACCTGGAGGCCCTGCAGGCCCTTGCAGAGCTg GGCAGTGACCTGAGCCTGGAGGACTTTAATGGTCAGACTCCCTTGCACGTGGCCGCCCGGAGGGGCCATGCTGGCATGGTCACCATGCTGTTGCAGAGAGGGTTGGACGTGAACGCCCGGGATGAGGATGGCCTCAGcccactgctgctggctctaAGGG GCATCAAGGGGTCATCAGGCTGCTGCGGGCAGCCGGGGCTGGCCTGTCCGCCCAGGACCTGGAGGATGCCGGCACGGAGCTGTGCAG